The Tenrec ecaudatus isolate mTenEca1 chromosome 6, mTenEca1.hap1, whole genome shotgun sequence genome has a window encoding:
- the CAPZA3 gene encoding F-actin-capping protein subunit alpha-3: MALSVLSRKEKEKAIRRLLIQAPPGEFVNAFDDLCLLIRDEKLMHHQGECAGHQHCQKYSVPLCIDGNPVLLSHHNVVGDFRFFDCQSKLSFRFDLLQNQLKDIQSHGIIRNESEYLRNVVLCALKLYVNEHFPAGNCNVLRKTVKYKEFLIACIENHSYQSGDCWNGLWKSKWIFQINPFLTQVTGRIFVQAHYFRSVNLHVEISKDLKESLEVVNQAQLALNFARLVEEQENKFQAAVLEELQDLSNEALRKILRRDLPVTRTLIDWQRILSDLNLVMYPKLGYVIYSRSVLCNWII; the protein is encoded by the coding sequence ATGGCACTTAGTGTGCTAAGtaggaaagagaaggaaaaagcaaTTCGCAGACTGCTGATACAGGCTCCTCCAGGGGAGTTTGTAAACGCGTTTGATGATCTCTGTCTGCTTATCCGGGATGAAAAACTGATGCACCATCAAGGTGAGTGTGCGGGTCACCAACACTGCCAAAAATATTCTGTACCGCTCTGTATCGATGGCAATCCCGTGCTCTTGTCTCATCACAACGTGGTGGGGGACTTTCGATTTTTTGACTGTCAAAGCAAACTTTCTTTCAGATTTGACCTTCTTCAAAATCAGTTAAAAGACATCCAAAGCCACGGTATCATTCGGAATGAGTCAGAATACCTAAGAAATGTTGTTCTGTGTGCCTTGAAATTGTACGTGAATGAACACTTTCCAGCTGGGAATTGCAATGTGCTGAGAAAAACCGTGAAGTATAAGGAGTTCTTGATAGCATGCATTGAAAATCACAGTTACCAATCAGGAGATTGCTGGAATGGCCTTTGGAAATCTAAATGGATATTTCAAATAAATCCATTTCTGACCCAAGTAACAGGAAGAATTTTTGTGCAAGCTCACTACTTCAGGAGCGTCAACCTTCATGTGGAAATCTCCAAGGACCTCAAAGAGAGTTTGGAAGTAGTTAACCAAGCTCAGCTGGCTCTAAATTTCGCGAGGCTGGTGGAAGAACAGGAGAATAAATTTCAGGCTGCAGTCTTAGAAGAATTACAGGATTTATCAAATGAAGCCCTGAGGAAAATTCTGCGAAGAGATCTTCCAGTGACCCGCACTCTAATCGACTGGCAGAGAATACTCTCAGACTTGAACCTGGTGATGTATCCGAAATTAGGGTATGTCATTTATTCAAGAAGCGTGTTATGCAACTGGATAATATAA